From Ficedula albicollis isolate OC2 chromosome 5, FicAlb1.5, whole genome shotgun sequence, one genomic window encodes:
- the LOC107603666 gene encoding U1 small nuclear ribonucleoprotein C-like, with protein MAELRAGRLGPGRGVERTSGLRAVLARPVRFLSRGDAWESIPFCRARREGPEQPRGRPGEPGHARDEDLRWRPPLLPGPGCLGLWIVTARMSFPPHLNRPPMGIPTLPPGIPPPQFPGFPPPVPPG; from the exons ATGGCGGAGCTCCGGGCCGG GCGGCTCGGGCCTGGACGGGGCGTGGAACGGACGAGCGGCCTCCGGGCGGTGCTCGCGAGGCCCGTTCGCTTCCTCTCCCGCGGGGACGCGTGGGAGTCCATTCCATTCTGCCGAGCGCGGCGGGAGGGACCGGAGCAGCCCCGCGGGAGGCCAGGAGAACCCGGGCACGCTCGGGACGAGGACCTGCGCTGGCGCCCGCCGCTGCTCCCCGGGCCTGGCTGCCTCGGACTGTGG ATTGTGACTGCAAGAATGTCTTTTCCACCTCATTTGAATCGCCCTCCTATGGGAATCCCAACGCTTCCCCCTGGGATCCCACCTCCACAGTTTCCAGGTTTTCCTCCACCTGTACCTCCTGGATAA